The following is a genomic window from Moorella sp. Hama-1.
TATACCCGTGATTGCGGCCGGGGGGTTCGCCGACGGCCGCGGCCTGGCCGCCGCCCTGGCCCTGGGCGCCGTCGGTGTTCAGATGGGGACCAGGTTTATCTGCGCCACCGAGTGTACTGTCCACGAACGTTACAAAAAAGCTGTCTTGAAGGCTGGCGACCGGGATGCCGTCGTCACCGGCATGGCCGGCCACTATGTCCGGGTGTTAAAGAATAAGCTAACCCGGCAGTTTGAAGAGCTGGCCGCCAGGGGTGCTACCTGGGAGGAAATGGACCGCCTGGGCAGCGGGAAACTGCGGGCGGCGGTGATTGATGGCGATGTAGAGTACGGCTCGGTAATGGCCGGCCAGAGCGCCGCCATGGTGCGGGAGATCAAGCCGGCGGCAGCCATTATCGCCGAAGTAATGGCCGAAGCTGAGGCGGTCATTACCCGCCTGGGTCGGCTGTTAGGTAACGCATAGGAGGTGGCAGCCATAATGCCAGGAATCGTCTTCCTTTTCCCCGGCCAGGGTTCCCAGTACGTCGGCATGGGACGGGAACTGGCCGAGCGCTACCCCGAAGCAGCCGCCGTTTTTACCGCGGCCCGGGAGGAACTGGGCTGGCCGGTGGATCAACTCTGTTTTAATGGCCCGGAGGAGGAACTCGTCCGTACCGAAAACACCCAGCCGGCCCTGCTCACCGTCAGCACGGCCTGTTTCCGGGTCCTGGAGGCCCGGGGCATCCGCCCGGCGGCTGTAGCGGGCCATAGCCTGGGGGAATACAGCGCCCTGGTGGCCGCCGGCAGCCTTGCCTTCCGGGACGCCCTCCAGGTGGTAGCCCGGCGGGGCCGCCTCATGGCCAACGCCTTCCCCGCCGGCCAGGGGGGGATGGTGGCCGTCCTCGGCCTGCCGGCCGGCCGGGTCGTCGCCCTCTGCCGGGAGGTAAAAGATGGCGTGGCCGAGGCGGCGAACTTCAACTCCCCGGGGCAGGTGGTAGTCGCCGGCGACCGGGCCGGACTGGAGGCCATTACGGCCCTGGCCCGGGCCGCAGGGGCTAAAAGGGTTGTACCCCTCCAGGTGAGCGGGCCTTTTCACTCCAGCCTCATGGAGCCCGTAGCCCGGGAGCTGGCAACCCTTTTAAACCAGGTCACCCTGGCTGATCCAGCCGTACCGGTAGTGGCCAACGTGACGGCCGACTACGCCCACACAGCAGCTGCCGTCCGGGAGAATCTCCGTCAACAGGTGGCCAGCCCGGTGCGCTGGGAGGAAAGCATGGGTCGTCTCCTGGCTGATGGTTACCGCGCCTTTGTGGAAGTCGGTCCAGGCAATGTCCTGAGCGGGCTTCTGAGGCGCCTGGATCGCCAGGTAACTATTGGACAGGCAGAAAATATCCAGGCCCTGGGAAAAACCCTTGCTTTATTGCAGGAGGCCCAGTAAAATGATCCTCAAAGGACAGGTAGCCGTTGTCACCGGTGCATCCCGGGGGATTGGCCGGGCTACAGCCGTGGCCCTGGCCCGGGCCGGGGCCAGGGTGGTAGTCAATTACACCCGGCAGAAAGAGGCCGCCGACCAGGTGGTGGCCACCATCCGGGAGGAGGGCGGCCAGGCCATAGCCATTAAGGCTGATGTCGCCGATCATGACGCTGCCCGGGAATTAATCCAGGCAGCAGTCCAGGAGTTCGGCCGGCTGGATATCCTGGTCAACAACGCCGGTATCGCCAGGGATAACCTGGCAGCCAGGTTAAAGCCTGAGGATTGGGAAGCCGTCCTGCAGACCAATCTCACCGGGGTTTTTAATTGTTGCCAGGCGGCCTTGAAACCCATGCTGCGCCAGCGCCAGGGCCGGATAATCAATCTGGCCTCGGTAGTCGGCCTGCGGGGTAATGCCGGCCAGGTCAACTACGCCGCCGCTAAAGCCGGGGTTACGGGCCTGACCATGGCTCTGGCTAAAGAAGTGGCTTCCCGGGGTATCCTGGTTAATGCTGTGGCCCCCGGTTTTATTGCCACCGAGATGACGGCAGCCCTGGCGGGAGAGGCGCGGGAAGAATTTTACCGCCATATCCCCCTGGGCCGGCCGGGCGAACCGGAGGATGTCGCCGCAGTTATCCTTTTCCTGGCTTCGCCGGGAGCCAGGTATATCACCGGTCAGGTAATCGTCGTTGACGGCGGCCTGACCCTGGCTTTGTAAGCCGGACAAAAGGAGAGGTGGTAATACCGCTATCACTTACCACCTCTCACATCTCATGTTTGAAGGAGGTGAGGGCAGTGGACGTTTTCGAAAAGATCAAGGGGATCGTCGCTGAACAACTGGGGGTTGAGGAAGACAAAATCACCATGGAGACTTCCTTTGAGGACCTGAATGCCGATTCCCTGGATATCGTAGAACTTATCATGGCCCTGGAAGAGGAATTCGACCTGGAAATTCCCGACGAGGACGCTGAAAAGCTGACAACGGTAGGGGCCGCAGTAGCTTATATCAAAGAACATACCAAGTAAACCGGTAGGGAAGTCCCGTAAGCTTGCGGGACTTCTCCTTCAGAATGAGGGGGTAGCCTTGCAAAAGCGTGTAGTGATTACCGGCCTGGCGGCCATTTCTCCGGTCGGGACCGGTAAAGAAAAGTTCTGGCAGGCGCTGTTGAACGGGCAGTCGGGTATTGGTCCCATTACGCGCTTTGACGCTGCGGCCATGCCCGTCCGCTTTGCCGGTGAGGTGCGGGACTTTGATCCAGGCCACTTCTTTGACCGTAAAGAAGCCCGG
Proteins encoded in this region:
- the fabD gene encoding ACP S-malonyltransferase; protein product: MPGIVFLFPGQGSQYVGMGRELAERYPEAAAVFTAAREELGWPVDQLCFNGPEEELVRTENTQPALLTVSTACFRVLEARGIRPAAVAGHSLGEYSALVAAGSLAFRDALQVVARRGRLMANAFPAGQGGMVAVLGLPAGRVVALCREVKDGVAEAANFNSPGQVVVAGDRAGLEAITALARAAGAKRVVPLQVSGPFHSSLMEPVARELATLLNQVTLADPAVPVVANVTADYAHTAAAVRENLRQQVASPVRWEESMGRLLADGYRAFVEVGPGNVLSGLLRRLDRQVTIGQAENIQALGKTLALLQEAQ
- the fabG gene encoding 3-oxoacyl-[acyl-carrier-protein] reductase; translation: MILKGQVAVVTGASRGIGRATAVALARAGARVVVNYTRQKEAADQVVATIREEGGQAIAIKADVADHDAARELIQAAVQEFGRLDILVNNAGIARDNLAARLKPEDWEAVLQTNLTGVFNCCQAALKPMLRQRQGRIINLASVVGLRGNAGQVNYAAAKAGVTGLTMALAKEVASRGILVNAVAPGFIATEMTAALAGEAREEFYRHIPLGRPGEPEDVAAVILFLASPGARYITGQVIVVDGGLTLAL
- the acpP gene encoding acyl carrier protein; the protein is MDVFEKIKGIVAEQLGVEEDKITMETSFEDLNADSLDIVELIMALEEEFDLEIPDEDAEKLTTVGAAVAYIKEHTK